In the Leifsonia sp. 466MF genome, one interval contains:
- a CDS encoding DUF58 domain-containing protein: MTVSGRFVALLALGVLPVVLLGGATGMAYAALGGWLLLCVILGLLDLLLAASPRAVAVERTLPGRVRLGAEAVSELYVTNTGRRTLRGTVRDAWEPSAAAEPTRTRVDIPSGERRRIVASLRPWRRGERRVRNVTVRSWGPLHLWARQATLDAPGRIRVLPPFTARKHLPSRLARLRELEGSTSVLLRGQGTEFDSLREYVRGDDVRSIDWRATARRHDPNGGHGARVMVRTWRPERDRRVIVVIDSGRTSAARVADEPRIDTAFESALLLAALATRAGDRVDMVAYDRMVRGRVQGATGPELLSRMVDAMAGIEPALIEMDWSAIPAQVSALTSQRSLVVLLTSIESPGGSRGLLSVLPQLTAKHLVVVASVTDPDTLAATSERHDRTEVYRAAAAERSLLDLSRVAAAVKRLGGDVVTGSPADLPPALADRYLALKAAGRL; encoded by the coding sequence GTGACCGTATCCGGACGTTTCGTCGCCCTGCTCGCGCTCGGCGTGCTTCCCGTCGTGCTGCTCGGCGGTGCGACGGGGATGGCGTACGCCGCGCTCGGCGGCTGGCTGCTGCTCTGCGTCATCCTCGGGCTGCTCGACCTCCTGCTGGCAGCGTCCCCGCGTGCGGTCGCGGTCGAGCGCACCCTGCCCGGCCGGGTGCGTCTCGGCGCCGAGGCCGTCTCAGAGCTGTACGTGACGAACACCGGCCGACGGACGCTGCGCGGAACCGTCCGCGACGCCTGGGAGCCGTCGGCCGCCGCGGAACCGACGCGGACGAGGGTCGACATCCCCTCGGGCGAGCGGCGCCGGATCGTGGCGTCCCTGCGCCCGTGGCGTCGCGGCGAGCGTCGCGTGAGGAACGTGACCGTCCGGTCGTGGGGCCCCCTCCATCTGTGGGCGCGCCAGGCGACCCTCGACGCTCCCGGCCGCATCCGCGTGCTTCCGCCGTTCACCGCCAGAAAGCACCTGCCATCCCGGTTGGCCCGGCTGCGCGAGCTCGAGGGCAGCACGAGCGTCCTGCTCCGTGGCCAGGGCACGGAGTTCGACTCGCTGCGCGAGTACGTGCGCGGCGATGACGTGCGCTCCATCGACTGGCGAGCCACCGCACGGCGGCACGACCCCAACGGCGGACACGGCGCACGCGTCATGGTGCGGACCTGGCGCCCCGAGCGCGACCGCCGCGTCATCGTCGTGATCGACTCCGGCCGGACCTCCGCCGCTCGGGTGGCCGACGAGCCGCGCATCGACACCGCGTTCGAGTCGGCGCTGCTCCTCGCAGCCCTCGCCACCCGCGCGGGCGACCGCGTCGACATGGTCGCCTACGACCGCATGGTGCGCGGTCGCGTGCAGGGCGCGACGGGTCCGGAGCTGCTCTCACGGATGGTGGATGCGATGGCCGGCATCGAGCCGGCCCTGATCGAGATGGACTGGTCCGCCATCCCGGCACAGGTCTCCGCCCTGACCTCGCAGCGCTCACTGGTCGTGCTGCTCACCTCGATCGAGTCCCCGGGGGGCTCGCGGGGGCTGCTCTCGGTTCTCCCGCAGCTCACGGCGAAGCACCTGGTCGTCGTGGCCAGCGTCACGGATCCGGACACACTTGCGGCCACCAGCGAGCGGCATGACCGCACCGAGGTGTACCGCGCCGCTGCGGCGGAGCGTTCGCTGCTCGATCTCAGCCGGGTCGCCGCGGCGGTGAAGCGCCTCGGCGGCGACGTCGTGACGGGTTCGCCGGCCGATCTGCCGCCCGCACTGGCTGACCGCTATCTGGCCCTGAAGGCGGCCGGCCGGCTCTGA
- a CDS encoding stage II sporulation protein M codes for MDLDAYTAARSADWEELSRLASKRRLDGPEADRLIDLYQSGAADLSAIQTSAGATAAGDRLSLALSSARLRFTGAGANLFAQLPRFFVLQLPAALYRLRWIVLAVAVATIVIATLYALWITGNPDVLRNLGDDANLRKYVEHDFIDYYSNNPAASFAGQVWTNNAWIAAQCIAFGITGLYVPYVLIQNAVGVGTAAGVMFAYGRGDVMFSYILPHGMLELTSVFVAAAAGLRIFWAWIAPGARTRGQALAEDGRALFTVAVGCAISLFVSGLIEGFVTPSGLPVWAKISIGALALAAFLAYMLVLGRRAVRAGETGDLEEFEAGARRIVAA; via the coding sequence ATGGACCTCGACGCCTACACCGCCGCGCGCAGCGCCGACTGGGAGGAACTCTCCCGGTTGGCGTCGAAGCGACGCCTCGACGGCCCTGAGGCGGACCGCCTGATCGATCTCTACCAGTCGGGAGCGGCCGACCTGTCGGCGATTCAGACGAGTGCCGGCGCGACGGCCGCGGGCGACCGGCTGTCGCTCGCGCTCTCCTCCGCGCGGCTGCGCTTCACCGGCGCCGGAGCCAACCTGTTCGCGCAGCTGCCCCGCTTCTTCGTGCTCCAGCTCCCCGCCGCGCTGTACCGGCTGCGGTGGATCGTGCTCGCGGTGGCAGTCGCCACGATCGTGATCGCGACCCTGTACGCGCTGTGGATCACCGGCAACCCGGATGTGCTGCGCAACCTCGGCGACGACGCGAACCTGCGTAAGTACGTCGAGCACGACTTCATCGACTACTACTCCAACAACCCGGCGGCGTCGTTCGCCGGGCAGGTGTGGACGAACAACGCGTGGATCGCCGCCCAGTGCATCGCCTTCGGCATCACCGGGCTGTATGTGCCCTACGTGCTCATCCAGAACGCCGTGGGCGTTGGCACGGCGGCGGGCGTGATGTTCGCCTACGGGCGTGGCGACGTGATGTTCTCGTACATCCTGCCGCACGGCATGCTCGAGCTCACGAGCGTCTTCGTGGCGGCCGCGGCCGGGCTCCGCATCTTCTGGGCGTGGATCGCCCCGGGGGCGCGGACGCGCGGACAGGCGCTGGCCGAGGACGGTCGGGCCCTCTTCACGGTCGCCGTCGGCTGCGCGATCTCGCTGTTCGTCTCGGGGCTCATCGAGGGCTTCGTGACGCCGTCCGGCCTGCCCGTGTGGGCGAAGATCAGCATCGGCGCGCTCGCACTCGCGGCGTTCCTCGCGTACATGCTGGTGCTCGGCCGGCGCGCGGTGCGGGCGGGGGAGACCGGCGACCTCGAGGAGTTCGAGGCGGGCGCGCGCCGCATCGTCGCCGCCTGA
- a CDS encoding AAA family ATPase — MTDVTTGTAFPSSPGAPADAARLRSALSAVRTEVGKAVVGQDGAVTGLMIALLARGHVLLEGVPGVAKTLLVRSLSQALSLDTKRVQFTPDLMPGDVTGSLVYDAQTGGFVFREGPVFTNILLADEINRTPPKTQSALLEAMEERQVSVDGVSRRLPDPFIVAATQNPIEYEGTYSLPEAQLDRFLLKLTLDVPERDTEVEVLRRHAAGFNPRDLAAAGVTPVLSAAELQAARESAARVGANADVLAYIVDLARATRRSPSVRLGVSPRGTTALLAAAKAWAWLSGYDSITPDHVQAMLVPVWRHRIQLRPEAELEGVGADAILRSIVQQVQVPI, encoded by the coding sequence ATGACAGACGTCACGACGGGGACGGCGTTCCCCTCCTCACCCGGCGCGCCCGCTGACGCGGCGCGCCTCCGCTCCGCCCTCTCCGCCGTGCGGACCGAGGTGGGCAAGGCGGTCGTCGGCCAGGACGGCGCGGTCACCGGGCTCATGATCGCTCTGCTGGCCCGCGGCCACGTTCTGCTGGAAGGCGTGCCGGGTGTGGCGAAGACCCTGCTGGTCCGCTCGCTCAGCCAGGCTCTCAGCCTCGACACCAAGCGCGTGCAGTTCACCCCCGACCTGATGCCGGGCGATGTCACCGGATCTCTTGTCTACGACGCCCAGACCGGCGGTTTCGTGTTCCGAGAGGGCCCGGTGTTCACGAACATCCTGCTCGCGGACGAGATCAACCGGACGCCCCCGAAGACCCAGTCGGCCCTCCTCGAGGCCATGGAGGAGCGCCAGGTCAGCGTCGACGGCGTCAGCCGCCGCCTGCCGGACCCGTTCATCGTGGCGGCGACGCAGAACCCGATCGAGTACGAGGGCACGTACTCCCTGCCGGAGGCGCAGCTCGACCGCTTCCTGCTCAAGCTCACGCTCGACGTGCCCGAGCGGGACACCGAGGTGGAGGTGCTCCGCCGCCACGCCGCCGGTTTCAACCCGCGCGATCTGGCTGCCGCCGGGGTGACGCCGGTGCTCAGCGCCGCCGAGCTCCAGGCGGCCCGCGAGTCCGCCGCCCGCGTCGGCGCGAACGCCGACGTGCTGGCCTACATCGTCGACCTCGCGCGCGCGACCCGCCGCAGCCCCTCCGTCCGCCTCGGCGTGAGCCCGCGCGGCACCACCGCTCTGCTCGCCGCGGCCAAGGCCTGGGCGTGGCTCTCGGGCTACGACTCGATCACCCCGGACCACGTGCAGGCGATGCTCGTGCCGGTGTGGCGCCACCGCATCCAGCTCCGCCCCGAGGCCGAGCTCGAAGGAGTGGGCGCCGACGCGATCCTGCGGTCGATCGTGCAGCAGGTCCAGGTTCCGATCTAG
- a CDS encoding RDD family protein: MMQAGAGNVSQDDRELVTGEAVALDVKPASYILRAAGTIIDWLTYLLVMFGCIMLLVSTGSGLDEALARALIILILVFGMVILPTTVELLSHGRSLGKLAVGARIVRDDGGATGFRHAFIRALVGVLEIFLTFGSIAALTGLLNSRSKRLGDLLAGTYSQLVRVPRPTPLPLYLAPHLSAWAATADVARLPDRLSRRIAQFVRQAPDLTPAARHGLSTELAREAAPYVSPLPPVDAETFLVAVAVLRRDRDARGLALEKQRLDRLDPVLGALPHGFPDR, encoded by the coding sequence ATGATGCAGGCCGGGGCGGGGAACGTGTCTCAGGACGACCGCGAACTGGTCACGGGTGAGGCCGTCGCACTCGACGTGAAGCCCGCCAGTTACATCCTCCGGGCCGCCGGCACCATCATCGACTGGCTCACGTACCTGCTCGTCATGTTCGGGTGCATCATGCTTCTCGTCTCCACGGGCAGCGGGCTGGATGAGGCCCTCGCGCGGGCGCTGATCATCCTGATCCTGGTGTTCGGGATGGTGATCCTGCCCACCACGGTCGAGTTGCTGTCGCATGGCCGATCCCTCGGCAAGCTGGCGGTCGGGGCACGGATCGTCCGCGACGACGGCGGGGCCACCGGGTTCCGTCACGCGTTCATCCGCGCCCTGGTCGGCGTGCTCGAGATCTTCCTGACGTTCGGGTCCATCGCAGCACTGACCGGACTCCTCAACAGCCGCTCCAAGCGCCTCGGCGACCTCCTCGCGGGCACGTACAGCCAGCTCGTCCGTGTGCCGCGGCCGACACCGCTCCCGCTCTACCTCGCGCCGCACCTGAGTGCCTGGGCCGCGACCGCGGATGTCGCCCGCCTGCCCGACCGGTTGTCGCGCCGCATCGCCCAGTTCGTCCGCCAGGCGCCCGATCTGACCCCTGCGGCTCGTCACGGGCTCAGCACCGAGCTCGCCCGCGAGGCCGCGCCGTACGTCTCTCCGCTGCCCCCGGTCGATGCCGAGACCTTCCTCGTCGCGGTCGCCGTGCTGCGCCGCGACCGCGATGCCCGCGGGCTGGCGCTCGAGAAGCAGCGGCTCGACCGGCTGGACCCGGTGCTCGGCGCCCTCCCCCACGGTTTCCCGGACCGCTGA